One Sulfolobus sp. S-194 DNA segment encodes these proteins:
- the cbiT gene encoding precorrin-6Y C5,15-methyltransferase (decarboxylating) subunit CbiT — MRLPGIPDEEFIRVEKIPMTKEEIRVLALSKARLFVGAKFIDIGSGTGSVTVEAGLIVGEKGRVWAVEKDKEAIELTRKNIEKFKLNNVTIIEGEAPEALDSINSEVDAIFVGGTERLEEILLSSDKKLKNSGRIVIDAILLETVNNALSTLNQMGYKTEVIEVIIAKGMKTSKGYAMISRNPIFIVYGEKP, encoded by the coding sequence ATGAGACTACCTGGAATACCGGATGAGGAATTTATAAGAGTCGAAAAGATACCAATGACAAAGGAGGAAATAAGAGTTTTAGCCCTTTCAAAGGCAAGACTATTTGTTGGCGCTAAATTTATTGATATAGGTAGTGGGACCGGAAGTGTCACTGTTGAGGCTGGTTTAATAGTTGGGGAAAAAGGTAGGGTTTGGGCTGTTGAAAAGGATAAGGAAGCTATAGAACTTACCAGAAAAAACATAGAAAAATTCAAACTTAATAATGTAACAATCATCGAGGGAGAAGCTCCTGAAGCTTTAGATAGTATAAACAGTGAAGTTGATGCAATATTCGTTGGAGGTACTGAGAGACTTGAGGAAATCCTTCTCTCTAGTGATAAAAAGCTGAAGAACAGTGGAAGAATAGTTATTGATGCTATACTATTGGAAACTGTGAATAATGCCTTATCAACTCTTAATCAAATGGGATATAAGACTGAAGTTATAGAAGTCATTATAGCTAAAGGTATGAAGACAAGTAAGGGCTATGCTATGATTTCTCGTAATCCGATCTTTATTGTTTACGGTGAGAAACCATGA
- the cbiD gene encoding cobalt-precorrin-5B (C(1))-methyltransferase CbiD, with translation MSMLSTLKRFGITTGATAAASAKASVIYLFRNETPKSVTIPTPIGLRLEIAVDNYERRKEEYCATVTKFSGDNPDVLNGLKIVSCSRRCDSGIFIEGGNGIGVVTKPGLKVEVGEKAINPIAKQMIIDAIKEVTLGGVKVRIEVPDGEKIAELTMNKDVGVINGISILGTTGIEYPVSDDEYLEHIKSEICVVRALGNKKLILAPGNTSFEFARKHYGDNVVKIGDRVGDSIRLAIEQGFTHIVLVSLPGKITKVASGLMNTHSKYGDARIETLTHAAVLAKLNIEKVEKIANSATVTEAITYLSLEERKALFGVIAKRVLQRLKKIAKNGVKLGVSIISEEGEVLAEEGDL, from the coding sequence ATGTCAATGCTTTCAACTCTTAAAAGATTTGGAATAACAACTGGGGCTACTGCAGCAGCATCAGCGAAGGCTTCTGTTATCTATTTATTTCGTAATGAAACTCCTAAAAGTGTTACAATTCCAACTCCAATTGGCTTAAGACTAGAAATTGCTGTAGATAATTATGAAAGAAGAAAAGAGGAATACTGTGCTACAGTTACAAAATTTTCTGGGGATAACCCAGATGTATTAAACGGCTTAAAGATTGTTAGCTGTAGTAGAAGATGCGATTCTGGAATTTTTATAGAAGGAGGAAATGGGATAGGTGTAGTTACTAAACCTGGGCTTAAAGTAGAGGTTGGTGAAAAAGCAATAAATCCAATTGCTAAGCAAATGATAATAGATGCTATAAAGGAAGTAACCCTTGGTGGCGTAAAAGTTAGAATTGAAGTTCCAGATGGTGAAAAAATAGCCGAACTTACAATGAATAAGGATGTTGGAGTTATTAACGGTATTTCAATTTTAGGAACCACTGGTATAGAGTATCCTGTCAGTGATGATGAATATCTTGAGCACATAAAAAGTGAGATATGTGTTGTTAGAGCTTTAGGGAATAAGAAGCTAATCTTAGCACCAGGGAATACAAGCTTTGAGTTTGCTAGGAAACATTACGGTGATAATGTGGTAAAGATAGGTGATAGAGTAGGTGATTCTATAAGGCTAGCAATTGAGCAAGGTTTTACCCACATAGTTTTAGTTAGTTTACCGGGGAAAATAACTAAAGTTGCCTCTGGTTTAATGAACACTCATAGCAAATATGGTGATGCACGAATAGAGACCTTAACCCATGCAGCAGTTCTAGCTAAACTAAATATTGAAAAGGTAGAGAAAATAGCTAACTCTGCTACTGTAACAGAAGCAATTACATATCTCTCATTAGAAGAAAGAAAGGCACTATTCGGCGTAATAGCTAAAAGAGTTCTTCAGAGGTTAAAGAAGATTGCAAAAAATGGTGTTAAGTTAGGTGTATCCATTATTTCTGAAGAAGGAGAAGTTTTAGCTGAGGAGGGCGATTTATGA
- a CDS encoding precorrin-3B C(17)-methyltransferase, translated as MAGKIYIIGIGPGDEKNRTLRMLEAIKESDVIIAYTTYADLIKDLTDGKEVITARMKEELYRAKMAIKKALEGHTVALVSSGDPQVYGMAPPTLEMMCVNNVNVDFEIIPGVTAALAAAARLGSPLSMDFAVISLSDLLVPAEEILHRVRKAAEGDFVIALYNPINKPLLLKAMEIMAEYRKGETPVGIVKGAYRENEEVIVTTLSEWKKYLDKINMVTMMIVGNSRSYICNGKIITPRGYTSRYDYVNAFNS; from the coding sequence ATGGCGGGTAAAATTTACATAATCGGTATTGGTCCTGGAGATGAAAAAAATCGGACTTTAAGAATGCTAGAGGCTATAAAAGAAAGTGACGTTATAATTGCATATACAACTTATGCTGATTTGATTAAGGATTTAACCGATGGAAAAGAGGTTATCACAGCAAGGATGAAAGAGGAATTATATAGGGCTAAAATGGCAATAAAGAAAGCTTTAGAGGGTCATACTGTCGCTTTAGTTTCTAGTGGTGATCCCCAAGTTTACGGAATGGCACCACCAACACTTGAAATGATGTGTGTTAATAATGTTAATGTCGACTTTGAAATTATACCCGGTGTTACTGCAGCTTTAGCTGCTGCAGCAAGATTAGGTTCACCATTATCAATGGACTTTGCGGTGATTAGCTTAAGCGACCTCTTAGTACCTGCAGAAGAAATTCTTCACAGGGTTAGGAAAGCTGCTGAAGGTGACTTTGTAATTGCCCTCTACAATCCCATAAATAAGCCTTTACTTTTAAAGGCAATGGAAATAATGGCTGAGTACAGAAAAGGTGAAACACCAGTTGGTATAGTAAAAGGTGCTTATAGGGAAAATGAGGAAGTTATTGTAACTACCTTATCAGAGTGGAAAAAATATCTCGATAAAATAAATATGGTTACTATGATGATTGTTGGTAATTCTCGTTCATATATATGTAATGGTAAAATAATAACTCCAAGGGGTTATACGTCGAGGTATGATTATGTCAATGCTTTCAACTCTTAA
- a CDS encoding precorrin-8X methylmutase — protein MNNSAIIIITHGSRRNTFVEDMVNLARYIEEKLEVPVFLSHNEYTEPNWRNIVSELLSKGINHIVFALAFLGRGNHVAKDIMGSFGVSEFYKWVKSTYEGKEINVYFTKPLADSNLVKLALFYRVSTAFPQQENEYIEDPEEIEERTMKFIKEKVRERFPYVDNREIEIIARAVYASGNLDIADKIYISQDAIDIGIEGLKSGIPILTDVKMVSAGIRWDKVENYLDKALELAKEMKITRTAAGIRLGLSYPKIVVIGNAPTAVAEVLKIRKEGMEIPLVIATPPGFTNAVEVKEDLIKSGIPCIVLRGTYGGSSIAVSIMNELIRMVRSYGG, from the coding sequence GTGAATAACTCAGCTATTATAATAATCACTCATGGTTCTAGAAGAAATACCTTTGTAGAGGACATGGTAAATCTGGCAAGATACATAGAAGAAAAGCTAGAAGTACCAGTTTTTTTATCACATAATGAATATACTGAACCTAATTGGAGGAATATTGTTTCAGAATTGTTATCAAAGGGAATTAATCACATCGTCTTTGCTTTGGCTTTTTTAGGAAGGGGAAATCATGTAGCGAAGGACATTATGGGAAGTTTTGGTGTTAGTGAGTTTTATAAATGGGTTAAGAGTACGTATGAGGGTAAAGAAATTAACGTCTATTTTACAAAGCCTTTAGCTGACTCAAACCTGGTGAAATTAGCACTTTTTTACAGAGTTTCTACAGCGTTTCCCCAACAAGAAAATGAGTATATAGAAGACCCAGAAGAAATTGAGGAAAGAACAATGAAATTTATCAAGGAAAAAGTTAGAGAACGATTCCCATACGTAGATAACAGAGAAATAGAGATAATAGCCAGAGCTGTATACGCGTCTGGTAATCTCGATATAGCTGATAAAATCTATATTTCGCAAGATGCAATTGATATTGGAATAGAAGGTTTGAAATCTGGTATTCCGATTTTGACTGATGTAAAGATGGTTTCTGCTGGAATAAGATGGGACAAAGTTGAAAATTATCTAGATAAAGCCTTAGAACTAGCTAAGGAAATGAAAATTACTAGAACAGCGGCTGGTATAAGACTTGGTTTATCTTATCCAAAGATTGTGGTTATTGGAAACGCTCCAACTGCTGTTGCTGAAGTTTTAAAGATAAGGAAAGAAGGTATGGAGATACCTTTGGTTATTGCCACTCCACCGGGATTTACAAATGCCGTTGAGGTTAAGGAGGATTTAATAAAATCTGGCATACCATGTATAGTCTTAAGAGGAACTTACGGTGGCAGTAGTATAGCAGTATCCATCATGAATGAGTTAATTAGGATGGTGAGGAGTTATGGCGGGTAA
- a CDS encoding cobalt-precorrin-7 (C(5))-methyltransferase, with protein sequence MTLYVIGVGPGDPDLITVKGLEILKNSEVVTGWGSVIERFSSYIQGKQIIRLNYKEEERQLNEIIKLAKDENVAFLNHGDPAVSDFQLLNKLKKLCIENRVELAIIPGVSSIIRALHIIGKDLSEIVFLTFHVRGEINYDEIKKFLNTGRGILINPEPYPDGVKKIALKLREYGCNSITLTIMEKLTYQDEKVYNFAVDEIITRDLKFSDLTIVYIPPCSFS encoded by the coding sequence ATGACTCTTTATGTAATTGGCGTTGGACCTGGTGACCCAGATTTAATTACTGTTAAGGGATTAGAGATTTTGAAGAATAGTGAAGTTGTTACTGGCTGGGGAAGTGTAATAGAGCGTTTTTCTTCTTACATTCAAGGTAAACAAATAATCAGACTAAATTATAAAGAAGAGGAGAGACAACTTAACGAGATCATAAAATTAGCTAAGGACGAGAATGTGGCTTTTCTTAATCATGGTGATCCTGCTGTTTCTGATTTTCAATTATTAAATAAGTTGAAGAAATTATGTATAGAGAACAGAGTAGAATTAGCGATTATACCGGGCGTGTCATCAATAATTAGAGCATTGCATATTATAGGAAAAGACCTTTCAGAAATAGTTTTTCTCACTTTTCATGTTAGGGGCGAAATTAATTACGATGAAATTAAGAAGTTTCTGAATACTGGTAGAGGAATTTTAATCAACCCAGAACCTTATCCAGATGGTGTTAAAAAGATTGCGTTGAAGTTGAGAGAATATGGCTGTAATTCTATTACTTTGACTATAATGGAAAAGTTAACATATCAAGATGAAAAAGTGTATAATTTTGCTGTTGACGAGATTATAACTCGTGATCTGAAATTTAGTGATCTTACTATAGTTTATATTCCTCCTTGTTCCTTTTCTTAG
- the cbiG gene encoding cobalt-precorrin 5A hydrolase, which yields MWRGIAIIYASKEDIADKLKEALRKDYPVYVFKYSEANFEYIWKCYDAIIFTMALSGAVRTICNYAKSKDVDPAVIVIDDSGRYVIPILGAHWGANDLALLISKLLDAEAIITTASENFGVTSVEEFSRKLFCKILNVKEIVKVTSALLRGEKVCVQGLEKIPEEVKGYVIGEECKYKVVLVEKEPERYEENTVYLKPYKLAIGIGSKIETDPDVIRKGILETLSKLNLPLNRVKIISSIREKVKIVADELGIAFRLVTRDEIETFNDECLSPQSEKLKEIGLKGVAEVSALIAGGNGAKLLLRKITYNNEITIAIAGFE from the coding sequence TTGTGGAGAGGCATTGCTATCATTTACGCTTCAAAGGAAGATATTGCAGACAAGCTTAAGGAAGCATTAAGAAAGGACTATCCAGTGTACGTCTTTAAGTATTCTGAGGCTAACTTTGAGTATATATGGAAATGTTACGATGCCATAATTTTTACAATGGCTTTAAGTGGTGCTGTTAGAACTATTTGTAATTATGCTAAAAGTAAAGATGTAGATCCTGCAGTTATTGTAATAGATGATTCTGGGAGATATGTTATTCCAATACTAGGAGCTCATTGGGGTGCAAATGATTTAGCCTTATTAATAAGTAAATTGTTGGATGCGGAAGCGATAATAACTACAGCTAGTGAAAATTTTGGAGTAACCAGTGTAGAAGAATTTTCGCGTAAATTATTCTGCAAAATACTCAATGTAAAAGAAATAGTTAAAGTAACTTCAGCCTTATTAAGAGGGGAAAAGGTTTGCGTACAAGGCTTAGAAAAAATACCAGAAGAAGTTAAGGGATATGTAATAGGTGAGGAGTGTAAATATAAAGTAGTTCTGGTTGAAAAAGAACCCGAAAGATATGAGGAAAATACAGTATATTTAAAACCTTATAAGCTTGCTATAGGAATTGGTAGTAAAATTGAAACTGACCCAGACGTAATAAGGAAAGGTATTCTTGAAACTTTGAGTAAACTTAATTTACCCTTAAATAGGGTTAAAATTATCTCATCTATTAGAGAAAAAGTAAAAATCGTTGCTGACGAACTTGGAATTGCATTTAGATTGGTTACTAGGGACGAAATAGAGACATTTAACGATGAGTGTCTATCACCACAATCTGAAAAGCTAAAAGAAATTGGTCTGAAAGGTGTTGCAGAAGTTTCAGCGTTAATAGCTGGTGGTAATGGGGCTAAATTACTTTTAAGAAAAATTACTTATAATAATGAAATAACTATAGCTATAGCGGGATTTGAATGA
- a CDS encoding isoaspartyl peptidase/L-asparaginase — MKYTKPILVVHGGAGDWSKRDHEKGLIEIKKALERGYEEFKKGSAIEAAVEAIAYMEDSGIFDAGIGSVKNAEGEVEMDAGIMHGNSWKVGAVASVKAKNPIKEALKVMLDGRHVILVGERGEKSITKFIGNNGGDTVGAVALDEQGNLVAGTSTGGISGKLPGRVGDSPIPGAGYYATPRVAVSSTGIGEIILRVLPAKEVDMLVSMGFSIEDSVKAVVNKITELFGKGNVGLIGIDYKGYAAAYYNTVGMARGVKDKNIVRVFVFEGEI; from the coding sequence ATGAAATACACAAAACCTATTTTAGTTGTTCATGGAGGAGCGGGAGATTGGAGTAAAAGAGATCATGAAAAAGGACTTATTGAGATCAAAAAAGCATTAGAAAGAGGTTATGAAGAATTTAAAAAAGGTAGTGCTATTGAAGCCGCTGTTGAGGCTATTGCATATATGGAAGACTCTGGAATATTTGATGCTGGAATAGGGAGCGTTAAGAATGCTGAAGGAGAAGTTGAAATGGATGCTGGAATTATGCATGGTAATAGTTGGAAAGTAGGTGCTGTGGCTTCGGTTAAGGCCAAAAATCCTATAAAAGAAGCACTAAAGGTTATGCTTGATGGTAGGCACGTTATCTTGGTTGGCGAGAGGGGCGAAAAATCCATAACTAAATTCATTGGAAATAATGGTGGAGATACTGTCGGTGCTGTTGCTTTAGATGAACAAGGTAATTTAGTAGCTGGGACTAGTACTGGAGGAATTTCTGGTAAATTACCAGGTAGGGTTGGTGATTCCCCCATACCTGGTGCTGGATACTATGCGACTCCTAGAGTCGCAGTTTCTTCTACTGGTATTGGTGAAATAATTCTTAGGGTCTTACCGGCTAAAGAAGTAGATATGTTAGTTTCCATGGGTTTCTCAATAGAGGATTCTGTTAAGGCTGTTGTCAATAAGATTACTGAACTATTTGGAAAAGGTAATGTAGGCTTAATTGGGATAGATTATAAAGGATATGCTGCTGCTTATTATAACACTGTTGGAATGGCAAGGGGAGTAAAGGATAAGAATATAGTTAGAGTCTTTGTTTTTGAGGGAGAAATCTAA
- a CDS encoding MFS transporter — MNWKINFMGAYLSWVMDSYDLGAVVITSTILGKLFYPTLGLLGAVLPIVFTVIFRPIGSLIFGLFADWKGRKSILTITVLGYSLAIGLTAFLPTYYQIGVLATVLLSILRVFQGIFIGGDVSSSFTLAMESVFTRRGLFSGITQSGTLVGFVIVDLLFTYFAKNPTFLVAEGWRIVFLIGILPAILAIIIRYKVTESEIYLKSEKKSVAQGLRPLFQTILVMIGFWLMIYSGPQFVPVFLGNVLKLPSSVYGFLALIMNLVGIPAMILSGFLSDYVGRKSMAIIGSILSIIAGVLLYLYSATSNLTFLITAFGFLINLPSAITPAYLAERFKTYSRATGVGFSYNGAFFIAGFAQIYISLLGKIMPVSYSALTILTIGALLAIIGLVIGPETLKVNELKIN; from the coding sequence ATGAACTGGAAAATAAACTTTATGGGAGCTTATTTATCGTGGGTAATGGATTCTTATGATTTAGGGGCTGTAGTAATAACATCAACAATTTTAGGGAAACTTTTTTACCCCACCCTAGGTTTATTAGGTGCGGTTCTTCCAATAGTGTTTACTGTTATATTTAGACCAATAGGCTCACTAATTTTTGGACTCTTCGCAGACTGGAAGGGAAGGAAATCAATTTTAACTATCACAGTTTTAGGCTACTCCTTAGCAATAGGTTTAACGGCGTTTCTTCCAACATATTACCAAATTGGAGTCTTGGCTACCGTACTCCTTAGCATTTTAAGAGTTTTTCAGGGAATTTTTATCGGTGGAGATGTTTCATCAAGTTTCACGCTTGCAATGGAAAGCGTATTTACTCGTAGGGGACTATTTTCTGGCATAACGCAGTCTGGTACATTAGTGGGATTTGTAATAGTAGACTTACTTTTCACTTATTTTGCTAAGAATCCGACATTCCTAGTAGCTGAGGGTTGGAGAATAGTATTTCTCATAGGTATTCTCCCGGCTATTCTAGCTATAATTATAAGGTATAAAGTTACAGAGTCAGAGATTTACTTAAAATCTGAGAAAAAGTCTGTGGCACAGGGACTAAGACCATTATTCCAGACGATTTTAGTAATGATAGGATTTTGGTTAATGATTTATTCTGGCCCTCAATTTGTACCAGTATTTTTAGGTAACGTATTAAAGTTACCTTCATCAGTTTACGGTTTCCTAGCACTGATAATGAACTTAGTAGGAATTCCTGCAATGATCCTTTCTGGTTTCTTGTCAGACTACGTTGGGAGAAAAAGTATGGCTATCATAGGTTCCATTCTCTCAATAATTGCTGGGGTATTACTTTACCTTTACTCGGCAACATCTAATCTAACTTTTCTCATAACGGCTTTTGGATTCTTAATCAATCTACCTTCAGCAATTACCCCAGCCTATCTGGCTGAAAGGTTTAAAACATATAGTAGGGCTACGGGTGTAGGATTTTCCTATAACGGTGCATTCTTTATAGCTGGTTTTGCTCAAATTTATATCTCTTTATTAGGTAAAATAATGCCAGTTAGCTATTCAGCCCTAACGATATTAACGATTGGTGCTTTACTTGCTATAATTGGTTTGGTTATAGGACCAGAAACTTTAAAGGTAAATGAATTGAAAATCAATTAG